Sequence from the Thermomicrobiales bacterium genome:
GTCTTGTCATAGACACTGATCAGCGCTCGCACAGAAACCCGCAATCCTTTCGATCGAAGAATGCTCAACCGGTGGTAGTCTAGCCCCGGGCGAACCTCGAACCACGGGCCCGGTTCGATTTGATCGTAAACGCGCAGGACTTCAACACGTGACGACCATCGACTCGACAACCTTTCGTGCGCGGCAAGTCGGTGCGTACCTCGATGCGCTCGGCGACGGCACGCCGACTCCCGGCGGAGGAAGCGCCGCTGGACTGGCCGGCTCGCTTGGTTGTTCGCTTGGCAGAATGGTTTGCAGCTTGACGGCGACACACGGGGCTAGCACCGAGTTGACTGACCTCGCATGCACGTTCGAACGCATGGGCCGCGATCTGCTGAACCTGGCAGAACGCGACGAGAAGGCGTTTGCCCACTACCGATCGGCAATGAGTCTCCCTCGCGCGACCGAATCAGACAAAGCCGCCCGGCGTGCATCGATCGAAAGTGCGCTAATCGGCGCTGCAGAGGTACCGCTCGAAATGGCGGAGATTGGGCTGGAAGCGCTCGACACGTTGCGTTTGACCTCATCGATCGGCACGAAACACGCGCTCGGCGACCTCATGACCGGTGGATTTCTTGTGCAGGCGATGGTCCTGGGGTCGATCGAAAACATCGAGGCGAATGCAAGCGCGATGAAAACGCCAGAGAACCGTGATCGATTCACGCACGCGGTTGCGTCCGTGCGACGCGATCTCGACGCGCGTATGGAGGCTCTTGCGCACGCTGTTGCGCTCAGGTCATCGTAGCTCGGCGCGCCCGACTCGGGCACAAGACCGCTGCCACCCTGATTCGCAGTGATCTGGCTCCGCTGGCGGGTGCCAGAAGGGACAAGATCACTCATCAGGGGAGACAAGGCCCGTTCGCAACGCGAACGCCACCGCCGCCGAGCGATTCTCGACGCCCAACTTTTCGAGAATGTGCGTGACATGCACGCTGACCGTGCGTGGACTGATAAAGAGCGTATCCGCGATCTCCGGATTCGTGTTTCCGTCGACCATGAGCCGAAGCACCTCGAGCTCCCTTGCGGTAAGTGGTTGACTCGGTATCGAGAGCTCGGGCTTCGGACCCT
This genomic interval carries:
- a CDS encoding cyclodeaminase/cyclohydrolase family protein, producing MTTIDSTTFRARQVGAYLDALGDGTPTPGGGSAAGLAGSLGCSLGRMVCSLTATHGASTELTDLACTFERMGRDLLNLAERDEKAFAHYRSAMSLPRATESDKAARRASIESALIGAAEVPLEMAEIGLEALDTLRLTSSIGTKHALGDLMTGGFLVQAMVLGSIENIEANASAMKTPENRDRFTHAVASVRRDLDARMEALAHAVALRSS